A window from Toxoplasma gondii ME49 chromosome IX, whole genome shotgun sequence encodes these proteins:
- a CDS encoding hypothetical protein (encoded by transcript TGME49_290645), with product MSASVRPVVRHADSPGVSRQRLLLSRGRHDKDIFTSLARRTAVFSPPQIIWSPRNSMPRVLASSLTLWSLCFSETVQRFDEAGDRGALLHAVSVFRDHTAFFLTSSNKEQRLKGKTQKKTRRGKTREGERQKRQSEGRKEEETVQRKEREGEGEKGEKEKERRRKRRSERRRERRRKMEGVKEGEKEGEREKEGKTKHRVSPPKSDVACKLERPAR from the exons ATGTCAGCATCTGTGCGGCCAGTAGTTCGGCATGCAGACTCCCCAG GAGTTTCACGACAACGTCTTCTTTTGTCTCGAGGAAGACATGACAAAGACATTTTTACTTCTCTTGCGAGACGGACAGCGGTATTTTCTCCCCCCCAAATTATTTGGAGTCCG AGAAACTCGATGCCGCGAgtcctcgcctcttccttgacgctctggagtctctgcttctcggagACTGTCCAACGATTCGACGaagcaggcgacagaggcgcgCTTCTTCATGCCGTTTCGGTCTTTCGCGACCACACGGCATTTTTCCTTACCAGCTCAAACAAGGAACAGCGCCtgaaaggaaagacacagaaaaaaacgagaagaggaaagaccagagaaggagaacgccagaaaagacagagcgagggaaggaaagaggaggagacagtgcaaaggaaggaaagagagggagaaggagagaaaggagagaaggagaaagagagaaggagaaaaaggaggagtgaaaggaggagagaaagaaggagaaagatgGAAGGAgtgaaagaaggagagaaagaaggagagagagagaaggaaggaaagaccAAGCACAGAGTTTCGCCTCCAAAAAGCGATGTTGCTTGCAAGTTGGAGAGACCTGCACGGTAG
- a CDS encoding hypothetical protein (encoded by transcript TGME49_290650) codes for MSAVLLVRCVKQGTWSSPRSSAAQRFSRRLFSTASASRQSEDAPSLPPQTTRGLLHAGRRHRLLQRFCAASFMPSAPREDGSDLPPFSVCARRLSRSPAHPSEKAAHSSRSSTSSSSSSTASSSPASSSFPASAASFQGTASFQAREEQRRQALKSFISRLDDLFNLPHQQWLPLHSGAPLGAKREAARRHGDSGRFAKSREKRLRPEALSPESPAEAEAVESPNGRDRLSPTNGRDDALSAQEAFLAACRLASTRGDFQWCLQGLNLLVNFGRLRPDWELSDRLMALSLHCRRPEQAEQLLSAFPHFLACPPSPVLLFTLIDEALAAGRPQDVRRIFATMREQWQLALRPAFYVAAIRAMLLLPTSADQSLKEAQLVAEDAAALGVPLPPVAHQLLVERALTLFEERLRQADLPGDSGDSVAASAEEPQSEHQGGDETDSARAGACYTTEELLNLAQESHNRLLVDQARDAVRRHISGSSSLADFSASLTFPPAQRIPRAEVSELFLWNRAPNAHLLAQAAWLQWAAERFAERHNADAEHGGSERQADGEKADDKPGARRRRRAQSGGKLASWIQLLQQSCSASLQELAGGIDRGSSLHRGLPPALLAALIRSSDASPLAFPVLPEDGQKREIVLRKRNVLLKERREAAQALRALQHSAFADKLPPVHVLSALLRSGADVGSASS; via the exons ATGTCGGCGGTTCTCCTCGTCAGGTGCGTGAAGCAGGGAACCTGGTCGTCTCCGAGAAGCTCTGCAGCTCAACGTTTTTCTCGGCGACTTTTCTCCactgcttctgcctcgcgcCAAAGCGAAGACGCGCCGTCGCTGCCCCCTCAAACGACCCGAGGACTTCTCCACGCTGGACGCCGTCACCGCCTGCTCCAGCGTTTCTGTGCCGCGTCGTTCATGCCCTCAGCTCCTCGAGAAGACGGCTCAGATCTGCCTCCCTTCAGCGTCTGTGCTCGGCGACTCTCTCGGAGTCCGGCCCACCCCTCTGAAAAGGCCGCACACTCTTCTCGatcctcgacttcttcttcctcttcttcgaccgcttcttcatctcctgcttcttcctccttccctgCTTCGGCCGCTTCGTTTCAAGGGACTGCGTCGTTTCAGGCGCGCGAGGAGCAGCGCAGACAGGCACTGAAGTCCTTCATTTCTCGCTTAGATGACCTCTTCAATCTGCCTCACCAGCAGTGGCTGCCGCTGCACTCCGGTGCGCCTCTGGGTGCGAAGCGAGAGGCCGCCAGGCGGCACGGCGACTCTGGGCGATTCGCCAAGTCGCGCGAAAAACGCCTGCGGCCGGAGGCGCTGTCTCCAGAGTCGcctgcagaggcagaggctgTGGAGTCACCGAATGGACGCGatcgtctctctccgaccAACGGTCGAGACGACGCGCTGAGTGCTCAGGAGGCGTTCctcgccgcatgcagactgGCGAGCACGCGCGGCGACTTCCAGTGGTGCCTGCAGGGACTCAACCTTCTCGTCAACTTCGGTCGACTCCGCCCCGACTGGGAACTCTCGGATCGACTCATGGCGCTCTCCCTCCACTGCCGCAGACCTGAACAAGCGGAGCAG CTGCTCAGTGCATTTCCGCACTTCCTCGCCTGCCCACCGTCGccggttcttctcttcaccctCATCGACGAAGCACTGGCAGCAGGCAGGCCTCAAGACGTCCGTAGAATTTTCGCGACGATGCGCGAGCAGTG GCAGCTGGCCCTTCGCCCGGCTTTCTACGTCGCGGCCATTCGCGcgatgcttcttctcccgacGTCTGCAGACCAAAGTCTCAAAGAGGCGCAACTG GTTGCAGAAGACGCCGCAGCGCTGGGGGTTCCCTTGCCTCCTGTGGCTCACCAGCTGCTGGTTGAACGCGCGTTGACTCTCTTCGAGGAGCGCCTGCGGCAAGCAGATTTGCCTGGCGACTCGGGAGACAGCGTCGCTGCTTCGGCCGAAGAACCGCAGTCGGAACAccagggaggagacgagacagacagcgcTCGCGCCGGCGCTTGCTACACCACGGAAGAGTTGCTCAACCTGGCACAAGAGTCGCAC AATCGCCTGCTGGTCGACCAGGCAAGAGACGCGGTGCGTCGTCACATCTCcggttcgtcttctctcgccgatttctccgcctccctcACGTTCCCCCCGGCCCAGCGGATCCCCAGAGCTGAGGTCTCTGAACTCTTCCTCTGGAACCGGGCGCCGAACGCGCATCTTCTTGCGCAAGCTGCTTGGCTGCAGTGGGCGGCTGAGCGGTTCGCGGAGAGGCACAACGCGGACGCAGAACACGGTGGAAGCGAGCGCcaagcagacggagagaaggccgACGACAAACCAGGCGcgaggcgacggcggagGGCGCAGTCGGGAGGGAAGCTTGCTTCCTGGATTCAGTTGCTTCAGCAATCGTGCTCGGCGAGTCTTCAAGAGCTGGCCGGCGGTATCGACAGGGGCAG CTCACTCCATCGGGGCCTGCCTCCGGCCCTCTTGGCGGCGTTGATACGGTCAAGTgacgcgtctcctctggcgTTTCCTGTCCTTCCAGAAgacggacagaaaagagaaatcgTTCTGAGAAAAAGGAACGTTCTCTtgaaggagaggcgcgaggcaGCCCAG GCGCTTCGTGCGCTCCAGCATTCTGCCTTCGCAGACAAACTGCCTCCGGTTCATgtcctctctgcccttcttcgctcgGGCGCCGACGTCGGGAGCGCTTCCTCttga
- a CDS encoding RNA recognition motif-containing protein (encoded by transcript TGME49_290660), translating to MEEKTTTAPPESFRVVLASVTNLLYPVDIDLIHYLFSKYGEIEKIVTFSKSPTMYQALIQFQSPDQARHALMNLHSRNIYDGCNTLQIQPSRLNELVVKNNTQKSWDYTVQSGGPSGSVGATGDLPPPGQAPGAAVPAGVNNGRNVGPGPAPHHPGPHGPPGPYGAGAQHPPMGGAVAGIQPPPPAHAIGHHAAPVHHGVRLGAAGPLGMSHPYHPGSNLLHLLDKLPRELREIESTNPTQTPVIIVYNLPANITVHMLFNLFSLYGSVLRVKILREKSDTALIQYSDPLYATIAHNYIQGANVLGQSLQVGFSKNMEVKLPPPNSQKTEATAEEEKRTVAFSIKDQRYGGDDVEKYVKGSCRPTKTIFVANLDENATDEEVQKLFKEHGQVSKFTFKAPKNESAKTQMAMMEMGTEAEAVAAVMYLHNHELHGRSMKVAFSKTVL from the exons atggaggagaaaacaaCTACTGCCCCCCCTGAGTCCTTCCGCgtcgttctcgcctctgtgaCGAATCTTCTTTATCCTGTTGACATCGACTTGATCCACTACCTCTTCTCTAAATATGGAGAGATTGAAAAG ATCGTCACGTTCAGCAAGTCGCCGACGATGTACCAGGCGTTGATCCAGTTCCAGAGCCCAGATCAGGCGCGACATGCGTTGATGAATTTGCACAGTCGGAACATCTACGACGGCTGCAACACACTGCAGATCCAGCCGTCTCGTCTGAACGAGCTGGTCGTCAAGAACAACACCCAGAAAAGCTGGGACTACACGGTCCAGAGCGGCGGCCCGTCGGGCTCTGTGGGCGCGACTGGGGACCTCCCGCCCCCAGGCCAGGCCCCCGGCGCGGCGGTCCCCGCGGGCGTGAACAACGGCCGGAACGTGGGCCCGGGCCCCGCGCCCCACCACCCAGGCCCGCATGGGCCTCCGGGCCCGTACGGCGCCGGCGCGCAGCATCCGCCGATGGGAGGCGCGGTCGCGGGCATCCAGCCGCCTCCGCCTGCTCACGCCATCGGTCACCATGCCGCGCCTGTGCACCACGGCGTCCGGCTCGGGGCAGCCGGCCCGCTGGGCATGTCCCACCCGTACCACCCCGGCAGCAACTTGCTCCATCTGCTCGACAAACTGCCCAGAGAACTGCGTGAAATCGAGTCGACCAATCCAACTCAAACCCCCGTCATCATTGTCTACAACCTTCCTGCTAACATCACTGTCCATATG ttgTTCAACCTCTTCAGCCTGTACGGTTCCGTCCTTCGCGTGAAGATTttgcgcgagaagagcgacacGGCTCTGATTCAGTATTCCGACCCGCTCTACGCTACTATCGCCCACAACTACATTCAG GGAGCAAATGTGTTGGGACAGTCGCTGCAAGTCGGCTTCAGCAAGAACATGGAAGTGAAGCTGCCGCCTCCGAACTCCCAGAAGACCGAAGCCAccgcagaggaggagaaacgcactgtcgctttctcgatCAAAGACCAGCGATATGGG GGTGACGACGTCGAGAAGTACGTCAAGGGCTCCTGCCGCCCCACAAAGACCATCTTTGTGGCGAACTTGGACGAGAATGCCACGGACGAGGAAGTCCAGAAGCTGTTCAAGGAGCACGGCCAAGTGAGCAAATTCACTTTCAAGGCCCCCAAGAACGAGTCTGCAAAGACGCAGATGGCCATGATGGAGATGGGCACCGAGGCCGAG GCCGTCGCTGCGGTGATGTACCTCCACAACCACGAGCTCCACGGCCGCAGCATGAAGGTCGCGTTCTCCAAGACTGTTCTGTAA
- the LAP gene encoding leucyl aminopeptidase LAP (encoded by transcript TGME49_290670~Product name based on PMID:19931316.), with the protein MVPPSPGASCLLSRTRQRNVLPLACSLCLYTVTVCSALRRDPTFLLNQLKIGPQFAHFSPFVETGRTSSHSGVSPSTFSGSLRSRQHAFTMRPSSFPAFLVKLPAKHKNQCRQSAAAVAGSTACWQSSLHAPACAFPFSRRNGGHPERRDAPSLSSPRSSPASFLSVLRPVTSPLPCVWKAKTPHARPLALPLPPVRTASLATFSSGSSPRRSSNHSEMSRVPAPLTVVKTDPTAIPFVGCQPAKKVRMEAVDISEAEKYSGDLIVFSVLAPGCFHDAPNASQPQKGPIALPELAQKFDDAVGQGMLKDAVEAADFKAKMGSQVFVRLPSKSAPAVKQLAALGFGSIAEVTPSAVTKAAAAFASMLLRGSGEKAKTVAVVLPTCQKVCPSAEGQRKTREMKERVVTSFLETLLVELQPDLRFKGDREDGKHSGPQVEKLTLFTDDVEAVNRAIARAKVVAPGVYFAQELVNAPANYCNPVTLARAAVEMAKEAGLEAEVLQQDDIEKLKMGCYLAVAKGSLFPPQFIHLTYKSSNPKRRVAFVGKGICFDAGGYNLKTGGAQIELMKFDMGGAAAVLGAARALGELKPENVEVHFLVAACENMISAKSYRPGDVITASNGKTVEVGNTDAEGRLTLADALVYAEKTVKADTIVDVATLTGAVIVALGYKYAGLWSNKECLASSILKSAENSGECMWHMPLAKDYAEALDSKCADMNNVGGKGKGGSIIAAVFLNKFIEQASWAHIDIAGTAWDMKTSMATGFGVRTLVEYIMDISTQTKEN; encoded by the exons ATGGTCCCACCATCTCCGGgtgcttcctgtctcctgtctcgtaCCAGACAGCGAAACGTCCTGCCGCTTGCGTGCAGCctgtgtctgtacaccgtGACTGTGTGCAGCGCACTTCGTCGAGATCCGACTTTTCTTCTGAATCAGTTGAAGATCGGTCCGCAGTTTGCGCATTTCTCACCGTTTGTCGAGACTGGCCGCACTTCTTCGCATTCCGGAGTTTCCCCCTCAACTTTCTCCGGCTCTCTCCGCAGCCGACAGCACGCCTTTACTATGCGCCCGTCCAGTTTTCCTGCCTTTCTTGTGAAGCTTCCAGCGAAACACAAGAACCAGTGCCGTCAATCCGCAGCAGCTGTAGCGGGTTCCACTGCTTGTTGGCAATCTTCATTGCATGCCCCGGCCTGCGCTTTCCCTTTTTCCAGAAGGAACGGTGGTCACCCGGAAAGACGCgacgcgccttctctgtcgtctccacGGAGCTCCCCAGCATCTTTTCTGTCCGTTCTGCGCCCGGTCACATCGCCTCTCCCCTGCGTGTGGAAAGCCAAAACTCCTCACGCTAGGCCACTTGCCCTTCCTTTACCGCCAGTTAGGACGGCTTCTCTTGCTACCTTTTCGTCTGGCTCATCccctcgtcgctcttcaaACCACTCCGAGATGTCGAGGGTTCCTGCGCCTTTGACTGTCGTCAAGACAGATCCCACGGCAATCCCCTTTGTCGGATGCCAGCCTgcgaagaag GTTCGCATGGAAGCGGTGGACATCAGCGAAGCTGAAAAGTACTCCGGTGACCTGATTGTGTTTTCGGTTCTCGCCCCGGGATGTTTCCACGATGCCCCGAACGCCTCTCAGCCTCAGAAAGGCCCGATCGCGCTCCCGGAACTCGCACAAAAATTCGACGATGCTGTCGGGCAGGGCATGCTGAAGGACGCCGTGGAAGCAGCGGACTTCAAAGCCAAAATGGG CTCTCAAGTCTTTGTCCGTCTTCCCTCCAAGTCCGCGCCAGCAGTCAAGCAGTTGGCGGCTCTCGGCTTCGGCTCCATCGCGGAAGTGACTCCCAGCGCCGTTACCAaagctgctgctgcgtttGCGAGCATGCTGCTCCGAGGctcgggagagaaggcgaagaccgTGGCTGTCGTTCTGCCTACCTGTCAGAAGGTGTGCCCCTCGGCTGAAGGCCagcggaagacgagggagatgaaggagagagtGGTGACCAGCTTCTTGGAGACTCTGCTCGTCGAGCTTCAGCCAGATCTGAG ATTCAAGGGTGACCGAGAAGATGGGAAACACTCTGGCCCACAGGTGGAGAAACTTACGCTTTTCACGGATGATGTTGAGGCAGTTAACCGCGCCATTGCC cgcgcaAAAGTCGTCGCGCCAGGAGTCTACTTCGCCCAGGAGCTCGTCAACGCACCCGCAAACTACTGCAACCCTGTGACTCTTGCTCGGGCCGCTGTTGAGATGGCTAAAGAG GCAGGTCTCGAGGCAGAAGTTCTTCAGCAGGACGATATCGAGAAACTGAAAATGGGCTGCTACCTAGCCGTCGCGAAAGGGTCGCTTTTCCCTCCGCAGTTCATCCACCTCACGTACAAGTCTTCTAACCCCAAGCGGAGGGTGGCGTTTGTGGGCAAGGGCATCTGCTTCGACGCTGGTGGCTACAACTTGAAGACGGGCGGTGCTCAGATAGAGCTCATGAAGTTCGACATGGGAGGCGCCg CGGCGGTTCTTGGAGCTGCGCGCGCACTCGGCGAGTTGAAGCCCGAGAACGTGGAGGTACACTTCTTggtcgctgcatgcgaaaacATGATTTCGGCCAAGTCGTATCGTCCTGGCGATGTGATCACTGCGAGCAACGGGAAAACGGTTGAAGTTGGGAACACGGACGCAGAGGGCAGACTCACGCTCGCCGACGCTCTCGTCTACGCCGAGAAGACGGTCAAAGCAGACACGATTGTCGATGTCGCGACTCTGACTGGAGCTGTCATTGTGGCTCTGGGCTACAAGTATGCGGGCCTCTGGAGCAACAAAGAGTGCTTGGCCAGCAGCATTCTCAAGAG cgctgaAAATAGCGGGGAGTGTATGTGGCACATGCCGCTCGCGAAAGACTACGCAGAAGCTCTGGACAGCAAATGCGCTGATATGAACAACGTTGGAGGCAAGGGCAAGGGCGGTTCCATCATCGCCGCCGTATTCCTCAACAAATTCATCGAACAG GCCTCCTGGGCGCACATCGACATCGCAGGAACTGCATGGGATATGAAGACCAGCATGGCAACAGGCTtcggtgtacgtacactcgtCGAGTACATCATGGACATCAGCACacaaacgaaagagaacTAG